GCCGCCGGGCAACGACAGGTGGGCGGCGGAGATCATCGTCGCAAGTTCGCGCAGCCCCGACTGGATCCCGTCGAGCAGATCGGCGAGCTCCCCGCGCACACCGTCGGTGACCGTCTCCAGCTCGCCGGGGTCGAGACGTCGCAGCCGCGTGGCGATCTCGTCGACCAGCCGCTCGGGCCGTGACGATCCCGATGAGCCGGGCAGTGTCTTGAGCTTGCTGCGCAACCGCTCCAGTTGGTAGATCAGCGATCTGGGGTTCTCGGCGTCGAACAGCACCAGCTCGGCGATCGCTGCCACGCTGATCCGGCCCGGGTTGCGGCGCCGGTAGATCACCGAGGATTCGCACGCCACCAACGTCGACTCGGCGACGGCGTGTTCGGCCGCGGGACTGTGCGCGTGCGTCAGCGTCGCGCGCAGCAGCGCGCTGATGTGAAGTCCCCGCTCGATGCGTTTGCCGATGTCCATCATCGTCCAGCCGATGTCCTGCACCATCGACTCGCCGACCACGCCGGCCAGGGCGAGCATGCCGGCCAGCGTCTGGCTGTGCGCGTTCGCCAGATATGCCTCGCCCGTCGAGGGTGACTCCGGTGGAGCGGAACTGGTACGCAGCACCGCACGTTCGACCGCGGCCAGCACCATCCACGTGTCATTCGACATCTGGTCGCGCACCGACCGGGCGGCCAGCCCGAGGCGTTCCACCGACTGTGCCAACGAACCGGGCCGCCGCCGGTCGGCGGTGGCCGACCACAGGGTCGTGGGTGCGGTGGCGATCGCCTCGTGGTCATCGTCACGTGCGCCGGTGTCGGTGCCCGTGATGGCTCCGAGCGCCCCGAGAAGCACCGGAACGCAACGGCTTTCTTCGAATCCCTGCCGATACCGGTATTCGTGGTAGCGCTCACGCGTCACGTTGAGCAATCTGGCCGTGCTCTCCGCCCGCTCGGCGTAGCGGCCGATCCAGAACATATCCGACAGTACGCGTGGCGAACTCACCGCGCGGGTCGAGCTCGGCTGGGTCTGCGGCGCCACCAACTCGACCGGGGCCTGGATGCGTTCGGTCATCACCCGGTCCGGCGTGCGCACCCAGATATCCTTGGCCGCAACGGTGTTCATCCGGAATGCGGCGTTTCCCGGCGCCATCAGGTAGCCGAGACCGCCGACCATCGGTGCGTAACCGCCGCGCTGCGCCACGGTGAACAACCGCATCCCCACGCCGGCCGAGGACAACCCCGGGCTCCGGTGGTCGACCGGGGCCGTGGAGTACTGCGGCAGCTCCTGACCGACCCACTGCCACGGCGCCGCCTCGATACGCGCGGCGAGCTGTGCACGCTGCGCGGCCGACAGTTCGGGTCCCACGATCGGTTCGCCGCCGTTCACCGGACGGATCAGCAGCGACGACAGCTCGGTGAGCAGATGGGAGCGTTCGATGTCGATGCCGCCCCAGTACAACGGCACGGTCGCGAGTTTCGGGGTCTCGTCGAGCAGCAATTCGGCGAGCTGCGGCAGGAACCGCATGATGCCAGGGCTTTCCAGGACTCCGCTGCCAAGGGTGTTGACCACCGTCACCGCGCCGCGACGCAGCACCTCGACCAGTCCGGCCACGCCGAGCCGCGAATCGGGGCGCAGATCCAGCGGGTCGACGTAATCCGCGTCGACGCGTCGCAGCACCACGTCGACACGTTTGAGGGTGCCCAGGGACCGCATCCACAGCTTGCCGTCACGGACGACCAGGTCGGCGCTCTCGACGAGCGGGAAGCCGAGCAAACCCGCCAGATAGGCCTGGTCGAAGGCGGTCGGTGAGTGGATCCCCGGGCTCAGCACCACGACCACCGGTTCCTCGGCGGCTTCGGGTGCGACGTCGATCAGCGCGAGTCGCAAAGCCTGGGCCCACGGCGAGACCGGCCGCGGCGCGACCCGCTCGTACAACTCCGAGACCGCGTGCGCGATGACGCGGCGGTCGGCCAGCGCGTATCCGGCTCCCGACGGGGACTGGGTCCAGTCCGCGTTGACCACGAAGGCACCGTCGTCGTTGCGGCTGATGTCGCACCCGTGCAGGAACAGCTGGTGCCGCCCGGGGACCGTGATGCCGTGGGCGGCGCGCAGATACCCGGGATGGGAGAACACCAGCTGTGCGGGCAGCAGCCCAGTGGTGATCGAGCGGCGCGCACCGTAAAGGTCGGCCAGCACCGCGTCGAGCAGACGCGAGCGCTGCACCAGACCCGCCTCCAGCACATCCCATCCCCCGGCGGAGATCACCAACGGCAGCGCATCGAGACGCCATGGAGCCGGTATCGCCGCACCCTCGCGGTCGGTGACGACTGCCCCGCGCCGATCCACCTGGATGTAGTTGATGCCGTCGGCGTCCACCAGCGCGTTGACCCGGTCGCGGAGCCGGTCCAGACCGGAACGCCCACGCTCGGAGACACACTCGGCCAACTCGCGCCAAGCCGGACGGACCTCGCCCGCGGTGTCCACGAGCTCGTCATAGGCTGTTGCGGTCTGCGAACCCCGCACGTCGAACAGCGCCCGCTGCAGACGCGTACGCCGATACTCCTCGAGCACCCCGTCGACGTCGCGGATGTCGGCCATGGCGGCCGGTTCGCCGCCCATGCCTACATCGCCCGCGGCACCGGCGGTCGGAGTGGGCGGGGGCGAGCCGTTCGCGCGTGGATCCATCACCGAAGAACGGTACGCAACCGGCGCAGATCGAGAATGCCGAGTGCACCACACCGGTCGACCGTGGTCGACGGGCGCCGCACGCACGGCGGCCGTCACGCGCGGTACCGCGGCATGGCCGCGGACATGGTGAAATTGCTCACCCCCGCAGGGCGCCTGTCACCTGCGCCGGAGCCCTCTCCGTGCTGGTCCACCGGCTCACGGGGGCGCAGCGCCCGCGACATCGGGCCATCGCGCGGGGAATCTGGCCGGGCCCGCCCGTACGGTGGGAGCGGCACCGCTGCTTCACGCCTGCGGTGAGCTGACCGATTGAGTGGATGGGGCAACGCCGGATGTGGAGCACGGTGCTGGTGATGGGCGTGGTCGCCGGAGTCGACCCCCTGCGCATCGGTGTGGTGGCCTACATGCTGTCCCGCCGACACCCCATGCGGCTGCTTCTCCCCTTCTTCGCGGTCGCGTTCGGCCTCAACGTCGCGGTGGGCGCGGCCGTCGTGTTCGTCTTCAAGAACACCTCCGGCGACAGTGGCCAGGCCATCTCTCCGGCCGCCGAGATCGGGATCGGCGTGACCGCGCTGCTGATCGCGGCCCTGGTGGCCACCGGCGTCGCGGGGCGGCTTCTCGAGCGGTTGCGCCACCGACGTGCCGCCGTACCGGCGGGCGGCGCCGATCGGCCCGAACCGGGCGAGGGGCCTGCGCCGCCGCCGCTCGACTCGTTGCCGATCGTGTCGAAGCTGCCGGAGAGCGTCAAGGCGGCGTTACGCGGCGAGGCGGCTTGGGCGGCAGCGCTTCTCGGTGTGAGCAACGGGTTCCCGACGCCGTACTACCTGGCCGCGATGGCCGCGGCGCTGACCTCGGGCGCGGCAGTCGGCGAGCAGATGACCGCGCTCGTGGTGTTCAACATCATCGGGTTCGCCGCGGCGTTGATCCCGATCATCAGTTTCTGGGTCGCGCCGGTGGCCACCCGCGCGGGTGTGGAGCGCATCTACGCGGCCATGAAGACCCACCAGCGGCTCGTGATCACCGTGATCGCCGGCGCGGTGGGCGTGTTCTTCGTGGGCTTGGGCTTGAGTCACCTGTGAACCAGCCATCGCCGAACGGCAGGATCCCCACGGCGTAGCGTGACGTGGCCGATCGGTGCGACCTGGCTCGTATCACCCAGGCGCTGGTGAAGAAGTTCCCGGGCGCCACCGACTGAGCCGGCCTCAGCCGCGGTCGACCCGGATCACGAGTTCCTCGGGGGGCACCAGATGCCCGTCGTCGCACCGGACCTCGACGGTCGCGTACGCACCGCAGCCATCATGCGCGAGGCGCAGCGGCGAATCGTTCGGGACGTGCCTGCGCCCCCACTCGAACAGCGCCCAAACGACGGGCATGAAATCCCGGCCCGCCTCGGTCAGCACGTACTCGTCGCGGACCCGCTGACCGGGCTCCCGATAGGGACGACGCTCCAGCAGGCCGGCCTCGACGAGGTCGGACAGCCGGGACGAGGCCGCGGCCTTGGTGACGCCGACCCGGCGCCAGAAATCCTCGAACCGCGTGGTGCCGTAGTAGGCCTCACGCATGATCAGCATCGCGGACTTGGTGCCTACGAGGCCCATCGCCTTCTCGATCGGGCACCGCCCCACCGCCGACCAGGCCTCACGATCGGCGAGCGCACCCTGCAGCATTCCCACGGAATCGATCCCATCCCTGAGTTGTTACAACTATACCCAGGTGGTATATCTGGGTACAGATAAGAATACTCAGCGGGAGCTTGAGGAGGGCAATGATGTCCGGATTTGCCGGCCGCGACGCGGTCATCGTGGGCGCCGTACGTACCCCGATCGGAAAAGGCAAGACCAGCGGTGCACTACACGGCGCGCTGCCGGCAGATCTGCTGGCCCACAGCCTCCGTGAACTGATCGCACGGACCGGCGTCGAACCGGCGCAGGTCGACGACGTGATCGCCGGTGCCGTCACTCAGGTCGGCGACCAAGCCGTCAACATCGCCCGCAATGCACTGCTCGGTGCCGGCTTCCCCGAATCGGTGCCCGGCACCACCGTGGACCGACAGTGCGGCAGCAGCCAGCAGGCGATCAGCTTCGCCGCGCAGGGCGTGCTGGCCGGGGCCTACGACATCGTCATCGCCGCAGGCGTCGAGTCGATGTCCCGGGTACCGATGGGCAGTTCGGTACTGCCCGGCAGCAATCCGTTCGGCGTCGCCTTCGCCGAGCGCTACTCGGAAGGTCTTGTGCCGCAAGGTATCAGTGCCGAGTTGATCGCCGCCAAGTGGAACTTCTCGCGCGCTCAGCTCGACGAGTACTCCGCAGGCAGCCACGAGAAGGCCGCACGCGCCACAAAAGAGGGGCTGTTCGAGGCCGAGCTCGCTCCGATCGCCGGGTTGTCGACCGACGAGATCATCCGTCCCGGCACCACCGTCGAGACGCTGGCCGGTCTGAAGCCCGCCTTCTACCACGAGTCCTACGCGGCCCGGTTCCCGCAGATCAACTGGGA
This genomic window from Mycolicibacterium goodii contains:
- a CDS encoding circularly permuted type 2 ATP-grasp protein — protein: MGGEPAAMADIRDVDGVLEEYRRTRLQRALFDVRGSQTATAYDELVDTAGEVRPAWRELAECVSERGRSGLDRLRDRVNALVDADGINYIQVDRRGAVVTDREGAAIPAPWRLDALPLVISAGGWDVLEAGLVQRSRLLDAVLADLYGARRSITTGLLPAQLVFSHPGYLRAAHGITVPGRHQLFLHGCDISRNDDGAFVVNADWTQSPSGAGYALADRRVIAHAVSELYERVAPRPVSPWAQALRLALIDVAPEAAEEPVVVVLSPGIHSPTAFDQAYLAGLLGFPLVESADLVVRDGKLWMRSLGTLKRVDVVLRRVDADYVDPLDLRPDSRLGVAGLVEVLRRGAVTVVNTLGSGVLESPGIMRFLPQLAELLLDETPKLATVPLYWGGIDIERSHLLTELSSLLIRPVNGGEPIVGPELSAAQRAQLAARIEAAPWQWVGQELPQYSTAPVDHRSPGLSSAGVGMRLFTVAQRGGYAPMVGGLGYLMAPGNAAFRMNTVAAKDIWVRTPDRVMTERIQAPVELVAPQTQPSSTRAVSSPRVLSDMFWIGRYAERAESTARLLNVTRERYHEYRYRQGFEESRCVPVLLGALGAITGTDTGARDDDHEAIATAPTTLWSATADRRRPGSLAQSVERLGLAARSVRDQMSNDTWMVLAAVERAVLRTSSAPPESPSTGEAYLANAHSQTLAGMLALAGVVGESMVQDIGWTMMDIGKRIERGLHISALLRATLTHAHSPAAEHAVAESTLVACESSVIYRRRNPGRISVAAIAELVLFDAENPRSLIYQLERLRSKLKTLPGSSGSSRPERLVDEIATRLRRLDPGELETVTDGVRGELADLLDGIQSGLRELATMISAAHLSLPGGMQPLWGPDERRILP
- a CDS encoding GAP family protein, yielding MGQRRMWSTVLVMGVVAGVDPLRIGVVAYMLSRRHPMRLLLPFFAVAFGLNVAVGAAVVFVFKNTSGDSGQAISPAAEIGIGVTALLIAALVATGVAGRLLERLRHRRAAVPAGGADRPEPGEGPAPPPLDSLPIVSKLPESVKAALRGEAAWAAALLGVSNGFPTPYYLAAMAAALTSGAAVGEQMTALVVFNIIGFAAALIPIISFWVAPVATRAGVERIYAAMKTHQRLVITVIAGAVGVFFVGLGLSHL
- a CDS encoding thiolase family protein, which translates into the protein MSGFAGRDAVIVGAVRTPIGKGKTSGALHGALPADLLAHSLRELIARTGVEPAQVDDVIAGAVTQVGDQAVNIARNALLGAGFPESVPGTTVDRQCGSSQQAISFAAQGVLAGAYDIVIAAGVESMSRVPMGSSVLPGSNPFGVAFAERYSEGLVPQGISAELIAAKWNFSRAQLDEYSAGSHEKAARATKEGLFEAELAPIAGLSTDEIIRPGTTVETLAGLKPAFYHESYAARFPQINWEITPGNSSPLSDGSAAVMITSGETAKRLGLKPLARIHTTAVVGSDPLYMLTGVIPATEKVLRRAGLTLADIDLFEVNEAFAPVVLAWAADTGADLAKTNVNGGAIAIGHPLGASGARIMTTLVNALQQRGARYGLQTMCEGGGMANATIIERL
- a CDS encoding winged helix-turn-helix transcriptional regulator produces the protein MGMLQGALADREAWSAVGRCPIEKAMGLVGTKSAMLIMREAYYGTTRFEDFWRRVGVTKAAASSRLSDLVEAGLLERRPYREPGQRVRDEYVLTEAGRDFMPVVWALFEWGRRHVPNDSPLRLAHDGCGAYATVEVRCDDGHLVPPEELVIRVDRG